One window from the genome of Streptomyces sp. NBC_00287 encodes:
- a CDS encoding thiamine pyrophosphate-requiring protein, with translation MSTKVSDHVLQRLREWGVEHVFGYPGDGINGLLAAWGRAENRPRFIQSRHEEMSAFQAVGYAKFSGRVGVCAATSGPGAIHVLNGLYDAKLDHVPVLAIVGQTHRTAMGGSYQQEVDLHTLFKDVASDFVETVTVPEQLPNVLDRAIRTAYARRCPTAIIIPGDVQELDYTPPTHEFKMVPSSLDRSSWTAIPSQESIERAAEILNSGDKVAILVGQGAAGARAEVERMAEVLGAGVAKALLGKDVLSDELPYVTGAIGLLGTRPSYELMRDCDTLLTIGSSFPYTQFLPDFGSARGVQIDLDPHMVGMRYPYEVNLVGDARATLERLIPMIDPERGREWYDTVCDNVMRWRDVMERRANLSADPINPEYVAHVLSPLLPDNAIISSDSGSAANWYARHLTMRPGMRASLSGTLATMGCGVPYAIGAKFAHPDRPAIALVGDGAMQMNGMAELITAAKYRDQWEDPRLVVGVWNNHDLNQVTWEMRAMEGAPSFLPSQEIPDVQYAAFARSLGLTGVRVEKPEDVEAGWRAGLEADGPAVIEFLTDPAVPPVPPHATWEQMEATAASILKGDADRGSMIKQGFKAKMQEFLPGREKK, from the coding sequence ATGAGCACCAAGGTCTCCGATCATGTACTGCAGCGGCTGCGCGAGTGGGGGGTCGAGCATGTCTTCGGCTATCCCGGCGACGGCATCAACGGCCTGCTCGCGGCCTGGGGCCGGGCGGAGAACCGGCCGCGTTTCATCCAGTCCCGGCACGAGGAGATGTCGGCGTTCCAGGCCGTCGGATACGCCAAGTTCAGCGGCCGTGTCGGCGTGTGCGCGGCGACCTCGGGGCCGGGCGCGATCCATGTCCTGAACGGTCTGTACGACGCCAAGCTGGACCATGTCCCGGTGCTGGCGATCGTCGGTCAGACGCATCGGACGGCGATGGGCGGCTCGTACCAGCAGGAAGTCGATCTGCACACCCTGTTCAAGGACGTGGCCTCGGATTTCGTGGAGACGGTGACGGTCCCCGAGCAGCTGCCGAACGTGCTGGACCGAGCGATCCGCACCGCGTATGCCCGCCGCTGCCCGACCGCGATCATCATCCCGGGCGATGTGCAGGAGCTGGACTACACGCCGCCCACACACGAGTTCAAGATGGTGCCGTCCAGCCTGGACCGCAGTTCCTGGACGGCGATTCCCTCGCAGGAGTCGATCGAACGGGCCGCGGAGATCCTCAACTCCGGTGACAAGGTGGCGATCCTGGTCGGTCAGGGCGCCGCGGGGGCGCGGGCCGAGGTGGAGCGGATGGCCGAGGTGCTCGGCGCGGGGGTCGCCAAGGCGCTGCTCGGCAAGGACGTCCTCAGCGATGAACTGCCGTATGTCACGGGCGCGATCGGCCTGCTGGGCACGCGTCCCTCGTACGAGCTGATGCGGGACTGCGACACGCTGCTGACGATCGGATCGTCCTTCCCGTACACGCAGTTCCTGCCGGACTTCGGCTCGGCGCGCGGTGTGCAGATCGACCTCGATCCGCACATGGTCGGGATGCGGTATCCGTACGAGGTGAATCTCGTCGGCGACGCGCGGGCGACCCTCGAGCGCCTGATCCCGATGATCGACCCCGAGCGGGGTCGCGAGTGGTACGACACCGTGTGCGACAACGTGATGCGCTGGCGGGACGTGATGGAGCGGCGGGCGAATCTGTCGGCCGATCCGATCAATCCGGAGTACGTCGCCCATGTCCTGAGCCCGCTGCTGCCCGACAACGCCATCATCAGCTCGGACTCTGGCTCGGCGGCGAACTGGTACGCCCGGCATCTGACGATGCGGCCCGGCATGCGCGCCTCGCTCTCCGGGACGCTCGCCACGATGGGCTGCGGAGTGCCGTACGCCATCGGCGCGAAGTTCGCGCATCCGGACCGGCCGGCGATCGCGCTGGTCGGGGACGGGGCGATGCAGATGAACGGGATGGCGGAGCTGATCACGGCGGCGAAGTACCGCGATCAGTGGGAGGATCCGCGGCTGGTGGTCGGGGTCTGGAACAACCACGATCTCAATCAGGTCACCTGGGAGATGCGGGCCATGGAGGGCGCCCCGTCCTTCCTGCCCTCGCAGGAGATCCCGGATGTGCAGTACGCCGCCTTCGCCCGCTCGCTGGGCCTGACCGGAGTCCGGGTGGAGAAGCCGGAGGACGTGGAGGCGGGCTGGCGGGCAGGACTGGAGGCGGACGGGCCCGCGGTGATCGAGTTCCTCACTGACCCGGCGGTCCCGCCGGTCCCGCCGCACGCCACCTGGGAGCAGATGGAGGCCACGGCCGCCTCGATCCTCAAGGGCGACGCGGACCGCGGCTCCATGATCAAGCAGGGCTTCAAGGCGAAGATGCAGGAGTTCCTGCCGGGGCGTGAGAAGAAGTAG
- a CDS encoding RNA polymerase sigma factor SigF, whose amino-acid sequence MPTRVSAKHHPHDDAPDTAEAFRKLHTLPAGPQRDTLREEIVEAWLPMADRLAGRFRSRGESFEDLRQVAALGLVKAVDRYDPERGNAFESYAVPTITGEIKRHFRDHMWTLHVPRRVQDLRNRVRFSVQDLQTVSGRRPTVAEIAEHADMSEADVQVGLEALESFTALSLDAELPGSEDGYSLSDALGSADPALDTVVDREAVKPRLAALPERERAILYMRFFGDMTQSRIAEQLGISQMHVSRLISRCCGRVREQVLRDVA is encoded by the coding sequence ATGCCCACACGAGTGAGCGCGAAGCACCACCCGCACGATGACGCCCCCGACACAGCGGAGGCGTTCCGCAAGCTCCACACGCTGCCGGCCGGCCCACAGCGCGACACCCTCCGCGAGGAGATCGTCGAGGCCTGGCTGCCGATGGCGGACCGGCTCGCGGGACGGTTCCGCAGCCGCGGCGAGAGTTTCGAGGACCTCCGTCAGGTAGCGGCCCTCGGCCTGGTCAAGGCCGTCGACCGGTACGACCCCGAGCGCGGCAACGCGTTCGAGAGCTACGCCGTGCCGACCATCACCGGCGAGATCAAGCGGCACTTCCGGGACCACATGTGGACGCTGCATGTGCCGCGTCGGGTGCAGGATCTGCGGAACCGAGTGCGTTTTTCCGTACAGGATCTCCAGACCGTGTCAGGGCGCAGGCCCACCGTCGCGGAGATCGCCGAACACGCCGACATGAGTGAGGCAGACGTCCAGGTCGGTCTTGAGGCGCTGGAGAGTTTCACGGCGCTGTCCCTGGACGCGGAGCTGCCCGGCAGTGAGGACGGGTACTCCTTGAGCGACGCGCTGGGGTCCGCGGATCCGGCGCTGGACACGGTGGTGGACCGGGAGGCCGTGAAGCCGCGGCTCGCTGCGCTGCCTGAGCGGGAGCGGGCGATTCTCTATATGCGGTTCTTCGGGGACATGACGCAGAGTCGGATCGCCGAGCAGTTGGGGATCTCGCAGATGCATGTGTCTCGGCTGATCAGTCGGTGTTGCGGGCGGGTTCGGGAACAGGTGCTGCGGGACGTGGCGTAA